A region from the Candidatus Goldiibacteriota bacterium HGW-Goldbacteria-1 genome encodes:
- a CDS encoding phosphoribosylformylglycinamidine synthase subunit PurS (With PurL and PurQ catalyzes the conversion of formylglycinamide ribonucleotide, ATP, and glutamine to formylglycinamidine ribonucleotide, ADP, and glutamate in the fourth step of the purine biosynthetic pathway) produces the protein MAKVKIYVTLKEGILDPQGKTIGNALEKMGYKNIEEVKVGKFIEIETKDAKSAKLEKEVDEICDKLLANPNIEKYTFKVE, from the coding sequence ATGGCAAAAGTTAAAATTTATGTCACTCTTAAAGAAGGAATCCTGGACCCACAGGGAAAAACGATCGGCAATGCCCTTGAAAAAATGGGGTACAAAAACATCGAAGAAGTAAAAGTGGGAAAGTTTATTGAAATAGAGACAAAGGACGCCAAGTCGGCAAAGCTTGAAAAAGAAGTGGATGAAATCTGCGACAAACTGCTTGCCAATCCCAACATTGAAAAATACACATTCAAGGTAGAATAA